One Fuerstiella marisgermanici DNA window includes the following coding sequences:
- a CDS encoding FeoA family protein translates to MTTSKLSDLVNPGSFFVEDIEDRGDETVRLKRLGICENRRIDVLQTGDPMIVRVVGSRIGVSRSLARSIQVTSAVTEVVPAMVIEENALAGMA, encoded by the coding sequence GTGACCACATCCAAGCTCTCTGATCTAGTGAATCCTGGTTCCTTCTTTGTTGAAGACATTGAAGATCGTGGCGACGAGACAGTCCGCCTGAAACGACTGGGCATCTGTGAGAACCGTCGGATTGACGTTTTGCAGACCGGCGATCCGATGATCGTTCGCGTTGTTGGTTCACGAATCGGCGTCTCTCGATCGCTGGCTCGCAGCATTCAGGTGACTTCGGCGGTAACTGAAGTCGTTCCGGCCATGGTCATCGAGGAAAACGCACTCGCCGGGATGGCCTGA